Proteins encoded by one window of Enterobacter pseudoroggenkampii:
- the potG gene encoding putrescine ABC transporter ATP-binding subunit PotG, which yields MNDAIPRPQAKVRKALTPLLEIRNLTKSFDGQHAVDDVSLTIFKGEIFALLGASGCGKSTLLRMLAGFEQPTAGQIMLDGVDLSSVPPYQRPINMMFQSYALFPHMTVEQNIAFGLKQDKLPKAEITARVAEMLSLVHMQEFAKRKPHQLSGGQRQRVALARSLAKRPKLLLLDEPMGALDKKLRDRMQLEVVDILERVGVTCVMVTHDQEEAMTMAGRIAIMNRGKFVQIGEPEEIYEHPTTRYSAEFIGSVNVFEGLLKDRQEDGLVIESPGLQHPLKVDPDNSVVDNVPVYVALRPEKIMLCEDPPADGYNFAVGEVVHIAYLGDLSIYHVRLKSGQMLSAQLQNEHRYRKGQPTWGDEVRLCWDADSCVVLTV from the coding sequence GTGAATGACGCGATCCCCCGCCCGCAGGCGAAAGTCCGTAAAGCGCTGACCCCGCTTCTTGAAATACGTAACCTCACCAAATCTTTCGATGGCCAGCATGCCGTGGACGACGTCAGCCTGACGATCTTTAAAGGCGAAATTTTTGCCCTTCTGGGGGCCTCTGGCTGCGGTAAATCGACCCTGCTGCGTATGCTGGCCGGTTTTGAACAGCCCACTGCCGGGCAGATCATGCTTGATGGCGTGGATCTCTCCAGCGTGCCGCCGTATCAGCGCCCGATCAACATGATGTTCCAGTCTTACGCGCTGTTCCCGCACATGACGGTGGAGCAGAACATCGCCTTTGGCCTGAAGCAGGACAAACTGCCGAAAGCGGAAATTACCGCGCGCGTGGCCGAGATGCTGAGCCTGGTGCACATGCAGGAGTTCGCGAAGCGTAAGCCGCACCAGCTCTCCGGCGGCCAGCGCCAGCGCGTGGCCCTGGCCCGCAGTCTGGCAAAACGCCCGAAACTCTTGCTGCTTGATGAACCGATGGGCGCGCTGGATAAAAAACTGCGCGACCGTATGCAGCTCGAAGTGGTCGATATCCTCGAGCGCGTGGGGGTGACCTGCGTGATGGTGACCCACGACCAGGAAGAAGCCATGACCATGGCCGGACGTATCGCGATCATGAACCGCGGCAAGTTCGTGCAGATTGGCGAGCCGGAAGAGATTTATGAGCATCCGACCACCCGCTACAGTGCGGAGTTCATTGGCTCGGTTAACGTCTTCGAAGGGCTGCTGAAAGATCGTCAGGAGGATGGCCTGGTTATCGAATCGCCGGGGCTGCAGCATCCGCTTAAGGTCGATCCTGATAACTCGGTGGTGGATAACGTGCCGGTCTACGTCGCGCTGCGTCCGGAGAAAATCATGCTCTGTGAGGATCCGCCTGCCGATGGCTATAACTTTGCCGTGGGTGAAGTGGTGCACATTGCCTATCTGGGCGATCTGTCCATCTACCACGTGCGCCTGAAAAGCGGGCAGATGCTCAGCGCGCAGCTGCAGAACGAACATCGCTATCGCAAGGGGCAGCCGACCTGGGGCGACGAAGTGCGCCTGTGCTGGGACGCTGACAGTTGCGTCGTGCTGACGGTATAA
- the potH gene encoding putrescine ABC transporter permease PotH produces the protein MSTLEPPARVEKPGAIAGLLTRMQMKHGRKLVIAMPYVWLILLFLLPFLIVFKISLAEMARAIPPYTNLLDWADGQLTLTLNLGNFLQLTDDPLYFEAYLQSLQVAAISTLCCLVMGYPLAWAVAHSKPSTRNILLLLVILPSWTSFLIRVYAWMGILKNNGVLNNFLMWLGVIDQPLTILHTNLAVYIGIVYAYLPFMVLPIYTALTRIDYSLVEASLDLGARPLKTFFSVIVPLTKGGIIAGSMLVFIPAVGEFVIPELLGGPDSIMIGRVLWQEFFNNRDWPVASAVAIVMLLLLIVPIMWFHKHQQKQMGDHG, from the coding sequence ATGAGCACACTTGAACCTCCAGCCCGCGTAGAAAAGCCGGGTGCCATTGCCGGTTTACTGACGCGCATGCAGATGAAACACGGCCGCAAGCTGGTGATCGCCATGCCGTACGTGTGGCTGATCCTGCTGTTCCTGCTGCCGTTCCTGATTGTTTTCAAGATAAGCCTGGCGGAAATGGCGCGGGCGATCCCGCCCTATACTAACCTGCTGGACTGGGCCGACGGGCAGCTGACGCTGACGCTTAATCTCGGCAACTTCCTGCAGCTCACCGACGACCCGCTCTATTTCGAAGCCTATCTGCAGTCACTGCAGGTGGCGGCGATCTCGACGCTCTGCTGTCTGGTGATGGGCTACCCGCTGGCGTGGGCGGTGGCGCACAGCAAGCCGTCGACGCGTAACATCCTGCTGCTGCTGGTGATCCTGCCATCGTGGACCTCGTTCCTGATCCGCGTTTACGCCTGGATGGGGATCCTGAAAAACAACGGCGTGCTGAATAACTTTCTCATGTGGCTGGGAGTTATCGATCAGCCGCTGACGATCCTGCACACCAACCTCGCGGTCTATATCGGCATCGTGTACGCCTATCTGCCGTTTATGGTGCTGCCGATTTACACGGCGCTGACGCGTATTGATTATTCGCTGGTGGAAGCGTCGCTCGATCTCGGCGCGCGCCCGTTAAAAACCTTCTTCAGCGTCATTGTCCCGCTGACCAAAGGCGGCATCATCGCCGGGTCGATGCTGGTCTTTATCCCGGCGGTCGGGGAGTTTGTGATCCCGGAACTGCTCGGCGGCCCGGACAGCATCATGATTGGCCGCGTGCTGTGGCAGGAGTTCTTCAATAACCGCGACTGGCCGGTGGCCTCTGCGGTGGCGATTGTGATGCTCCTGCTGCTGATCGTGCCGATCATGTGGTTCCACAAGCATCAGCAGAAACAGATGGGAGATCACGGATGA
- the potI gene encoding putrescine ABC transporter permease PotI — translation MNNLPVVRSPWRIAILVIGFTFLYAPMLMLVIYSFNSSKLVTVWAGWSTRWYSELFHDDAMMSAVGLSLTIAALAATMASVLGTIAALVMVRFGRFRGSNGFAFMITAPLVMPDVITGLALLLLFVALAHAIGWPADRGMLTIWLAHVTFCTAYVAVVIASRLRELDRSIEEAAMDLGATPLKVFFIITLPMIMPAVISGWLLAFTLSLDDLVIASFVSGPGATTLPMLVFSSVRMGVNPEINALASIILGVVGIVGFIAWYLMARAEKQRVRDIQRARRG, via the coding sequence ATGAACAACTTACCGGTAGTGCGCTCCCCGTGGCGGATAGCGATCCTCGTTATCGGCTTTACCTTCCTGTATGCGCCGATGCTGATGCTGGTGATCTACTCGTTTAACAGCTCCAAGCTGGTGACGGTCTGGGCAGGCTGGTCGACGCGCTGGTACAGCGAGCTGTTCCACGATGATGCGATGATGAGCGCGGTGGGGTTGAGCCTGACCATTGCGGCGCTGGCGGCGACAATGGCCTCCGTGCTGGGCACGATCGCCGCGCTGGTGATGGTGCGCTTCGGGCGTTTTCGCGGCTCGAACGGCTTCGCCTTTATGATCACCGCGCCGCTGGTCATGCCGGACGTGATCACCGGTCTCGCGCTGCTGCTGCTGTTCGTGGCCCTGGCGCACGCCATCGGCTGGCCGGCGGATCGCGGTATGCTCACCATCTGGCTGGCGCACGTCACCTTCTGTACCGCCTATGTCGCGGTGGTGATCGCCTCGCGCCTGCGCGAGCTGGATCGCTCCATTGAAGAGGCGGCGATGGATCTTGGCGCGACGCCGCTGAAGGTCTTTTTCATCATCACCCTGCCGATGATTATGCCGGCGGTGATCTCCGGCTGGCTGCTGGCGTTTACGCTGTCGCTGGACGATCTGGTTATCGCCAGCTTTGTCTCCGGCCCGGGGGCGACGACGCTGCCGATGCTGGTCTTCTCCAGCGTGCGTATGGGGGTCAACCCGGAGATCAATGCCCTGGCCTCTATCATCCTCGGCGTGGTCGGAATTGTCGGATTTATCGCCTGGTATTTGATGGCGCGCGCGGAAAAACAGCGCGTGCGCGATATCCAGCGTGCAAGACGCGGCTGA
- a CDS encoding YbjO family protein, translating to MGLLKKSRITHARPNVPALVQVAALAIIMIRCLDVLMILNTLGVRGIGEFIHRSVQTWNLTLVFLSSLVLVFIEIYCAFSLVKGRNWARWVYLLTQITAASYLWAASLGYGYPELFSIAGESKREILRALFMQKLPDMLVLFLLFVPASSRRFFRLQ from the coding sequence TTGGGATTATTAAAAAAATCACGTATTACGCACGCGCGTCCTAACGTACCTGCACTGGTTCAGGTGGCGGCGCTCGCCATTATTATGATCCGCTGCCTGGACGTGCTGATGATTCTGAATACCCTGGGCGTGCGCGGCATCGGTGAATTCATTCACCGCAGCGTGCAGACGTGGAATCTGACGCTGGTCTTTTTGAGCAGCCTGGTGCTGGTGTTTATCGAGATCTACTGTGCGTTTTCGCTGGTCAAAGGGCGCAACTGGGCGCGCTGGGTCTATCTGCTGACGCAGATTACCGCGGCGAGCTATCTGTGGGCCGCCTCGCTGGGATACGGCTACCCGGAGCTGTTCAGCATCGCCGGTGAATCCAAACGCGAGATCCTGCGCGCGCTGTTTATGCAAAAACTGCCGGACATGCTGGTGCTCTTTCTACTCTTCGTCCCGGCCTCCAGTCGGCGGTTCTTCCGTCTGCAATAA
- the rlmC gene encoding 23S rRNA (uracil(747)-C(5))-methyltransferase RlmC, whose translation MQCALYDAGRCRSCQWIEQPVSQQLTAKMANLQQLLAAHAVGEWCAPVSGPEQGFRNKAKMVVSGSVEKPLLGMLHRDGTPEDLTDCPLYPASFAPVFAALKPFIARAGLTPYSVARKRGELKYLLLTESQIDGGMMLRFVLRSETKLAQLRAALPWLQAQLPQLKVITANIQPVHMAIMEGEKEIFFTDQHALAESFNGVPLWIRPQSFFQTNPTVASGLYATARDWVRALNVHHMWDLFCGVGGFGLHCATPEMQLTGIEISAEAIACAKQSAAELGLTNLRFQALDSTQFATGQGNVPELVLVNPPRRGIGNALCDYLSQMAPEYIIYSSCNAQTMAKDIAQLPGYRIERVQLFDMFPHTAHYEVLTLLVKS comes from the coding sequence ATGCAGTGCGCACTCTATGACGCCGGACGCTGCCGCTCCTGTCAGTGGATAGAACAGCCGGTCTCTCAACAACTCACCGCCAAAATGGCCAACCTGCAACAGCTGCTGGCAGCGCACGCGGTGGGCGAATGGTGCGCACCCGTCAGCGGCCCGGAGCAGGGTTTCCGTAATAAAGCCAAAATGGTGGTCAGCGGCAGCGTGGAAAAACCGCTGCTGGGGATGCTGCACCGCGACGGCACGCCGGAAGACTTAACCGACTGCCCGCTGTATCCCGCCTCCTTTGCGCCGGTCTTTGCGGCGCTTAAGCCGTTTATCGCGCGGGCGGGGTTAACGCCCTACAGCGTGGCCCGCAAGCGCGGCGAGCTGAAGTACCTTCTGTTGACCGAAAGCCAGATCGACGGCGGCATGATGCTGCGCTTTGTGCTGCGCTCTGAAACCAAGCTGGCGCAGCTTCGCGCGGCGCTGCCGTGGCTGCAGGCGCAGCTTCCGCAGCTGAAGGTCATTACGGCGAACATTCAGCCGGTGCATATGGCGATCATGGAAGGGGAAAAAGAGATTTTCTTCACCGACCAGCACGCGCTGGCGGAGAGCTTCAACGGCGTTCCGCTGTGGATCCGCCCGCAAAGCTTCTTCCAGACCAACCCGACCGTGGCAAGCGGCCTGTACGCTACCGCCCGCGACTGGGTTCGAGCGTTGAACGTTCACCACATGTGGGATCTGTTCTGCGGCGTGGGCGGGTTTGGCCTGCATTGCGCCACGCCGGAGATGCAGCTCACCGGGATTGAGATCTCTGCCGAAGCGATTGCCTGCGCGAAACAGTCCGCCGCCGAACTGGGGTTAACGAACCTGCGCTTCCAGGCGCTGGACTCCACGCAGTTCGCGACCGGCCAGGGCAACGTGCCGGAGCTGGTGCTGGTCAACCCGCCGCGCCGCGGCATCGGCAATGCGCTGTGCGACTACCTGAGCCAGATGGCGCCAGAGTACATCATCTATTCCAGCTGCAACGCGCAGACCATGGCGAAAGACATCGCTCAACTGCCGGGCTATCGCATTGAACGCGTTCAGCTTTTTGATATGTTCCCGCATACCGCGCACTATGAAGTGCTGACGTTGCTCGTAAAATCTTAA
- a CDS encoding response regulator transcription factor: MKQILLVEDDHDIAALLQLNLEDEGYAITHEPDGGNALQRLEKQPWDAVILDLMLPNVDGLEICRRIRQMTRYLPVIIISARSSETDRITGLETGADDYLAKPFSVQELIARIKALFRRQQAMGQAQTDGHIQAHGLTIDPLARSVLLHGQVVDLTPREFELLYFFARHPGEVFSRLALLEQVWGYQHEGYEHTVNTHINRLRIKIEKDAAEPEIIRTVWGKGYKFAEPNHDAPL; the protein is encoded by the coding sequence ATGAAGCAGATCCTGCTGGTGGAAGACGACCACGATATCGCGGCGCTTCTGCAACTCAATTTAGAAGACGAAGGCTACGCCATCACCCACGAGCCTGACGGGGGCAACGCCCTGCAGCGTCTTGAAAAACAGCCGTGGGATGCGGTGATCCTCGACCTGATGCTTCCCAACGTTGACGGTCTGGAGATTTGCCGCCGCATCCGTCAGATGACGCGCTACCTGCCGGTGATCATCATCAGCGCCCGCAGCAGCGAAACCGACCGCATCACCGGGCTGGAAACCGGCGCCGACGACTATCTGGCTAAGCCGTTCTCCGTGCAGGAGCTGATTGCGCGTATCAAAGCACTGTTTCGTCGCCAGCAGGCGATGGGGCAGGCGCAAACCGACGGACACATTCAGGCGCACGGGCTGACCATCGATCCGCTGGCGCGCAGCGTGCTGCTTCACGGCCAGGTGGTGGACCTCACCCCGCGCGAGTTCGAGCTGCTGTACTTTTTTGCCCGTCATCCCGGCGAGGTGTTTTCCCGTCTGGCGCTGCTGGAGCAGGTCTGGGGCTATCAGCACGAAGGCTATGAGCACACCGTTAACACCCATATCAACCGCCTGCGCATCAAGATTGAGAAGGACGCCGCCGAGCCGGAGATTATTCGCACCGTCTGGGGCAAGGGCTATAAATTTGCGGAGCCAAATCATGATGCGCCGCTTTAG
- a CDS encoding sensor histidine kinase encodes MMRRFSLSQRLTLLFILLMMLCATVACAVQLYSSMQYGNAMVQRLSGGLAQQIVQREPILDAQGGIDRSALKPLFGRLMTFNPSVELYVISPDGDILADAAPPGHIKRQKIDLAPVQSFLSGTAMPVLGDDPRSQNQKVFSATPLRQDGELKGYLYIILQGEESNALAEMAWHKALWSTVLWSLLWVALFGLLAGLLVWYWVTRPVKQLTVEVAGLEQDSISAIRLLAAQTPDAAAKDEVAILRNSFIELARKITRQWDQLADSDRQRREFIANISHDLRTPLTSLLGYLETLSLKSTTLTPQEHQQYLATALRQGQKVRHLSQQLFELARLEHGGIKPQRERFAMAELISDVAQKFELTARTREVNLHIDVPGPLPLVNADVSMIERVVTNLLDNAMRHTPAGGEIRLAVWQENERLQVEVADSGTGVDASLRDDLFQRPSALNTQASRENRGGLGLLIVKRMLELHGGGIRLMESVSGARFRFFVPL; translated from the coding sequence ATGATGCGCCGCTTTAGCCTGAGCCAGCGCCTGACGCTGCTCTTCATCCTGCTGATGATGCTCTGCGCCACCGTCGCCTGCGCGGTACAGCTCTACAGCAGCATGCAGTACGGTAACGCGATGGTGCAGCGTTTGTCGGGTGGGCTGGCGCAGCAGATCGTCCAGCGCGAACCGATTCTGGACGCGCAGGGCGGGATCGATCGCAGCGCGCTGAAACCGCTGTTTGGCCGGCTGATGACCTTTAATCCGAGCGTTGAGCTGTACGTTATCTCTCCTGACGGCGATATCCTCGCCGATGCCGCACCGCCGGGCCATATTAAGCGGCAAAAAATCGACCTGGCGCCGGTGCAGAGCTTCCTGAGCGGCACCGCCATGCCGGTACTGGGCGACGATCCGCGCAGTCAAAATCAAAAAGTCTTTAGCGCCACGCCGCTGCGGCAGGACGGCGAGCTAAAAGGCTATCTGTACATTATCTTGCAGGGCGAGGAGTCAAACGCTCTGGCGGAAATGGCCTGGCACAAGGCGCTGTGGAGTACCGTCCTGTGGTCACTGCTGTGGGTCGCGCTGTTTGGGCTGCTGGCAGGGCTGCTGGTCTGGTACTGGGTTACGCGTCCGGTCAAACAGCTGACGGTGGAAGTGGCCGGGCTGGAGCAGGACAGCATAAGCGCAATCAGGCTGCTGGCGGCACAGACGCCGGACGCGGCGGCAAAAGATGAAGTGGCAATCCTGCGCAACAGCTTTATCGAGCTGGCGCGCAAAATCACCCGCCAGTGGGATCAGCTGGCCGACAGCGATCGCCAGCGCCGGGAGTTTATCGCCAATATTTCGCACGATCTCCGCACGCCGCTCACCTCGCTGCTGGGGTATCTGGAAACCCTGTCGCTCAAATCCACCACGCTGACGCCGCAGGAGCACCAGCAGTATCTCGCCACCGCGCTGCGTCAGGGGCAAAAAGTCCGTCATCTTTCGCAGCAGCTGTTTGAGCTGGCGCGCCTTGAACACGGCGGTATTAAACCCCAGCGCGAGCGGTTCGCGATGGCAGAGCTGATTTCCGACGTGGCGCAGAAGTTTGAGCTCACCGCCCGCACGCGAGAGGTCAATCTGCATATTGACGTGCCGGGGCCGCTGCCGCTGGTAAACGCTGATGTGTCGATGATTGAACGCGTGGTGACCAACCTGCTCGATAACGCGATGCGCCATACGCCAGCTGGCGGGGAAATTCGTCTGGCGGTCTGGCAGGAGAATGAACGGCTGCAGGTCGAAGTGGCCGACAGCGGAACGGGCGTGGATGCCTCGCTGCGCGACGATCTGTTCCAGCGGCCGTCGGCGCTCAATACCCAGGCGTCGAGAGAGAATCGCGGCGGGTTAGGGCTGTTAATCGTGAAACGGATGCTGGAGCTGCACGGGGGGGGGATCAGGCTGATGGAGTCGGTAAGCGGGGCGCGGTTCAGGTTCTTTGTGCCGCTTTGA
- the artJ gene encoding arginine ABC transporter substrate-binding protein ArtJ, with protein MKKLVLAALLATFAAGASAADKINFGVSATYPPFESLDASNQIVGFDIDLAKALCKQMQADCTFTNHAFDSLIPSLKFKKYDAVISGMDITPERSKQVAFTDPYYANSAVVIAKKGAYTSFDQLKGKRIGMENGTTHQKYLQDKHPEVKTVAYDSYQNAIIDLKNGRIDGVFGDTAVVNEWLKTNPQLGTATEKVTDPQYFGTGLGIAVRPDNKALLEKLNGALKAIKADGTYQKISEQWFPQ; from the coding sequence ATGAAAAAGTTAGTTCTGGCCGCATTACTCGCCACCTTCGCCGCTGGCGCATCCGCTGCGGATAAAATCAATTTCGGCGTCTCCGCCACCTATCCGCCGTTTGAATCGCTGGATGCCAGCAACCAGATCGTTGGTTTCGATATCGACCTGGCGAAAGCGCTGTGCAAACAAATGCAGGCCGACTGCACCTTTACCAACCATGCTTTCGACAGCCTGATCCCGTCGCTGAAGTTCAAAAAATACGATGCGGTGATCTCCGGGATGGACATCACGCCTGAGCGCAGCAAGCAGGTCGCGTTCACCGACCCGTACTACGCCAACTCGGCGGTGGTGATTGCGAAGAAAGGCGCTTATACCTCTTTCGATCAGCTGAAAGGCAAACGCATCGGGATGGAAAACGGCACCACGCATCAGAAATACCTGCAGGACAAACATCCGGAAGTGAAAACCGTGGCCTATGACAGCTACCAGAACGCGATTATCGACCTGAAAAATGGCCGTATCGACGGCGTCTTCGGCGATACCGCCGTGGTGAACGAGTGGCTGAAAACCAATCCGCAGCTGGGCACCGCAACGGAAAAAGTGACCGATCCACAGTACTTCGGTACGGGCCTCGGCATCGCGGTACGTCCGGATAACAAAGCCCTGCTGGAAAAACTGAACGGCGCGCTGAAAGCGATTAAAGCGGACGGTACGTACCAGAAAATCAGCGAGCAGTGGTTCCCGCAGTAA
- the artM gene encoding arginine ABC transporter permease ArtM — MLEYFPELMKGLHTSLTLTVASIIVALILALIFTIILTLKTPVLVWIVRGYITLFTGTPLLVQIFLIYYGPGQFPSLQDYPVIWHLLSEPWLCALIALSLNSAAYTTQLFYGAIRAIPEGQWQSCGALGMSKKDTLAILLPYAFKRALSSYSNEVVLVFKSTSLAYTITLMEVMGHGQLLYGRTYDVMVFGAAGVVYLVVNGLLTLMMRLIERKALAFERRN; from the coding sequence ATGCTTGAATACTTTCCCGAGTTGATGAAAGGGCTGCACACCAGCCTGACGCTGACCGTGGCGTCCATTATCGTGGCGCTGATCCTGGCCCTTATCTTCACCATCATCCTGACGCTGAAAACGCCGGTGCTGGTGTGGATTGTGCGCGGTTACATCACCCTGTTTACCGGTACGCCGCTGCTGGTGCAGATCTTCCTGATTTACTACGGCCCGGGCCAGTTCCCGTCGCTGCAGGACTATCCGGTTATCTGGCATCTGCTCTCTGAGCCGTGGCTGTGTGCCCTGATTGCCCTTTCGCTGAACAGCGCGGCCTATACCACCCAGCTGTTCTACGGGGCGATCCGCGCCATCCCGGAAGGCCAGTGGCAGTCCTGCGGGGCGCTGGGCATGAGCAAGAAAGACACGCTGGCGATCCTGCTGCCGTACGCCTTTAAGCGCGCCCTCTCCTCCTATTCCAACGAAGTGGTGCTGGTGTTCAAAAGTACCTCGCTGGCCTACACCATCACCCTGATGGAAGTGATGGGTCACGGACAGCTGCTGTATGGACGCACCTATGACGTGATGGTGTTCGGCGCGGCGGGTGTGGTCTACCTGGTGGTGAACGGTCTGCTGACGCTGATGATGCGCCTGATCGAGCGTAAAGCGCTGGCGTTTGAGCGCAGAAATTAA
- the artQ gene encoding arginine ABC transporter permease ArtQ → MNEIFPLASAAGMTVGLAVCALIIGLVLAMFFAVWESAKWFPVAWTGSALVTVLRGLPEILVVLFIYFGSSQLLLTLSDGFTLNLGFAQIPVQMQIDNFDVSPFLCGVIALSLLYSAYASQTLRGALKAVPQGQWESGQALGLSKSAIFFRLVMPQMWRHALPGLGNQWLVLLKDTALVSLISVNDLMLQTKSIATRTQEPFTWYIVAAAIYLVITLLSQYILKRIDLRATRFERRPG, encoded by the coding sequence ATGAATGAAATTTTTCCTTTAGCAAGTGCCGCCGGGATGACCGTCGGCCTTGCCGTTTGCGCACTGATTATCGGCCTCGTGCTGGCGATGTTCTTTGCGGTGTGGGAATCCGCGAAATGGTTCCCCGTCGCCTGGACAGGCTCCGCGCTGGTCACCGTGCTGCGTGGGCTACCGGAAATTCTGGTGGTCCTGTTTATCTATTTCGGCTCTTCGCAGCTGCTGCTCACGCTGTCTGACGGCTTCACCCTCAATCTCGGCTTTGCGCAGATCCCGGTGCAGATGCAGATTGATAACTTCGACGTCAGCCCGTTCCTGTGCGGCGTGATTGCTCTCTCCCTGCTCTACTCCGCGTACGCGTCGCAAACCCTGCGCGGTGCGCTGAAAGCCGTGCCGCAGGGGCAATGGGAGTCGGGTCAGGCGCTAGGGTTGTCGAAATCCGCCATCTTTTTCCGTCTGGTGATGCCGCAGATGTGGCGTCATGCCCTGCCGGGGCTCGGCAACCAGTGGCTGGTGCTGCTGAAAGATACCGCGCTGGTGAGCCTGATCAGCGTTAACGATTTGATGCTGCAAACCAAAAGCATCGCCACCCGTACCCAGGAGCCGTTTACCTGGTACATTGTGGCTGCGGCGATCTACCTGGTGATCACGTTGCTCAGTCAGTACATCCTCAAGCGTATTGACCTGCGTGCGACGCGCTTTGAACGGAGACCAGGCTGA
- the artI gene encoding arginine ABC transporter substrate-binding protein ArtI: MKKVLLAVLLAGVTLSATAAQTIRFATEASYPPFESIDANNKIVGFDVDLANALCKEIDATCTFSNQAFDSLIPSLKFRRIDAVMAGMDITPEREKQVLFTTPYYDNSALFIGQKGKFTSVDQLKGKKVGVQNGTTHQKFITDKHPEITTVPYDSYQNAKLDLQNGRIDGVFGDTAVVTEWLKANDKLAPVGDKVTDKDYFGTGLGIAVRQGNTELQQKFNAALEKVKKDGTYETIYKKWFQK, encoded by the coding sequence ATGAAAAAAGTATTACTTGCCGTGCTGCTTGCTGGCGTTACCCTTTCCGCTACCGCAGCCCAGACCATTCGTTTTGCCACGGAAGCCTCTTACCCTCCGTTTGAGTCCATCGACGCGAACAACAAAATTGTGGGCTTCGACGTGGACCTGGCTAACGCCCTGTGTAAAGAGATTGATGCGACCTGTACCTTCAGCAACCAGGCGTTTGACAGCCTGATCCCAAGCCTGAAGTTCCGCCGTATCGACGCCGTGATGGCCGGTATGGATATCACCCCGGAGCGTGAAAAGCAGGTGCTGTTCACCACCCCTTACTACGACAACTCCGCCCTGTTCATTGGTCAGAAAGGTAAATTCACCTCTGTCGATCAGCTGAAAGGCAAAAAAGTCGGCGTGCAGAACGGCACCACGCACCAGAAATTCATTACGGATAAGCATCCGGAAATCACCACCGTTCCGTATGACAGCTACCAGAACGCGAAGCTGGATCTGCAAAATGGCCGTATCGACGGCGTTTTCGGTGATACCGCGGTCGTGACCGAGTGGCTGAAAGCCAACGACAAGCTGGCGCCAGTGGGCGACAAAGTGACCGATAAGGATTACTTCGGTACCGGTCTGGGGATTGCCGTTCGTCAGGGCAACACTGAGCTGCAGCAGAAATTCAACGCTGCGCTGGAAAAAGTGAAGAAAGACGGCACCTACGAAACCATCTACAAAAAATGGTTCCAGAAGTAA
- the artP gene encoding arginine ABC transporter ATP-binding protein ArtP: MSIKLNGINCFYGAHQALFDITLNCPEGETLVLLGPSGAGKSSLLRVLNLLEMPRSGTLAIAGNHFDFAKTPSDKAIRELRQNVGMVFQQYNLWPHLTVLQNLIEAPCRVLGLSKDQAIARAEKLLDRLRLKPYSDRYPLHLSGGQQQRVAIARALMMEPAVLLFDEPTAALDPEITAQIVSIIRELAETNITQVIVTHEVEVARKTASRVVYMENGYIVEQGDASCFANPQTDAFKNYLSH; encoded by the coding sequence ATGAGTATTAAACTAAACGGCATTAACTGCTTCTACGGCGCACACCAGGCGCTGTTTGACATCACGCTGAACTGCCCGGAAGGCGAAACGCTGGTTTTGCTTGGCCCAAGCGGTGCAGGTAAAAGCTCCCTTCTGCGTGTCCTTAATCTGCTTGAAATGCCCCGTTCAGGTACGCTGGCGATTGCCGGTAACCATTTTGATTTCGCGAAGACGCCGTCTGATAAAGCGATTCGTGAGCTGCGTCAAAACGTCGGCATGGTCTTCCAGCAATACAATCTCTGGCCGCACCTGACCGTCCTGCAAAACCTGATTGAAGCCCCGTGCCGCGTGCTGGGGTTAAGCAAGGATCAGGCCATTGCGCGTGCCGAAAAGCTGCTGGACCGCCTGCGTCTTAAGCCCTACAGCGACCGCTATCCGCTGCATCTTTCTGGTGGTCAGCAGCAGCGTGTGGCCATTGCCCGTGCGCTGATGATGGAACCCGCGGTGCTGCTGTTTGATGAACCCACCGCGGCGCTGGATCCGGAAATCACCGCCCAGATCGTGAGCATTATTCGCGAGCTGGCGGAAACCAACATTACGCAGGTCATCGTCACCCACGAAGTGGAAGTGGCGCGTAAAACCGCCAGCCGTGTGGTCTACATGGAAAACGGCTATATCGTTGAGCAAGGTGATGCGAGCTGCTTCGCGAACCCGCAAACCGATGCCTTCAAAAACTATTTATCTCATTGA